The genomic interval ACAAAGAGGCGGTCGAAGGCGGCACCCGGTTCGGCGTGGGCGGCGAATACCGCAAGCCGTTCGATCACGAAGTCATGGACCGCGACTGGTCCATCACGCCAGTCACGCGCGAGAATCGTGACAAGGCCTGGCATCAGCTCGGCACCTCGGGGTCCGGGAACCACTTCGTCGAGTTCGGCGTGCTCAAGCTCGAGCTGCCTGACGCCGAGCTGCGCCTCGATGCCGGCGAGTACGTCGCGCTGCTCAGCCACAGCGGCAGCCGCGGGACTGGCGCCGCGGTGTGTTCGGTGTACAGCAACCTGGCGCGCGTGCGGCTGCCCAAGCGCTACGAAGACGCCGGCCGGTTGGCCTGGCTCGATCTCGACACGCACGAGGGGCAGGCCTATTGGGCGGCGATGAACCTGATGGGCGACTACGCAGCGGCGAATCACGACGTGATCCACCGGCAGGTGAGCAAACTGCTCGGCGCGCAGATCGTGGCCGGGGTCGAAAATCACCACAACTTTGCCTGGAAAGAGCTCCACGGTGGCCGCGAGCTGATCGTGCATCGCAAAGGCGCGACGCCGGCCGCGCCGGGTCAGCTGGGCGTGATTCCCGGCTCCATGGCCGATCCGGCTTACGTCGTTCGCGGGCGCGGCAATCCGGAGAGCTTGATGTCGGCCTCGCACGGTGCTGGCCGGCGAATGTCGCGCACCGCCGCGCGCGATAAGTATCGCTTCAAGGCTGTACAGGCCGACCTGGCCCGCCGCGGGATTCGCGTCTTGTCGGCCGGTGCCGACGAGGTTCCCGGCGTCTACAAGGACATCCGCCAGGTGATGGCCGAACAGTCCGACCTGGTCGACGTGGTTGCCGAATTTCAGCCGAAAATCGTCAAGATGAGCGACGACGGGAGCAAGGCAGAGGACTGACGCCTGTCCGCCGGCGCTTGTCGAGGCACGCCGCTACCAGCGCGGCGCGCTGCCGAACATTCGCCGCAAGAGGGCGATCTGGCCAGTGTGCACCATCTCGTGGCGCGCACACCAGAGAATCGCGCCGAGCTTCGTGATGAACAACGGGTGCGGCGGATCGCCGGCACTTTCGTCCAGTTCCGCGTCGGTGAGCGTCGGCAGTAAGCGGAGCGCGGCGACGTGCACGCGCTGCAGCGCCGCGCGGATCTCCGCAGGCGTGGGATTCGCCTGCGGGTCGGCCTGAGGTTGTGAACCGCGGCCGAACGCCTGGCGAAATGCGGTCGAGATCAATGCCTCATCTTCCGGCTGCTCACCCCGGATGCGTTTCAAGACAAGCCCGTACTCGGCCACGGCCAGGTGCCCAGCTTGCCAGGCGACGTGTGTCACGCCTGCGGCAGGCAGCCGAAACCACAGCTCGTCCGGCAAGTCGGCGATCGTCATGTTGGTGTATTCGCGTGCTGCGATGAGCTGATCGATGGCGAGCGTGAGTGGCGACATCGTGTTCTGCGACTGGGGATGGAGGTTTGGTGGCGGCATTGTAGAAAGGCGAGTAAGATCGTGTCGAGCCGCAGCCCGAGGGGACCGATGTGAGTGAAACGGATCCGAGCAATTCGCCAGGGCACCCAGCGAAATGTCCGTGCCAATCATCTTTCCTTGTCTGGACGACAGCGACGCGCCGGCGGCGATCGAATGGCTGGTGAATGCCTTCGGTTTTTCCAAACACATGTCCACAATGATCCCGGACGGCCAGGTGGCGCATACCGAACTAAGCCTGGGCCCTGCGGTGATCATGCTGAGCTCCGCCAGGCCGGACCGAGGCTGGGTGAGCCCGCGCGATTTGCAGGCCTTGAGTCAACTGGTGTCGGTGACGATCGACGATCCCGACGCTCGCTTTTCCCAGGCCAGGTCGGCCGGCGCGACCATTCTGCAAGACGTACGCAACAAAGCCCACGGTTCGCGCGGCGACCTGGAAGGCAATCAGTGGTACTTCGGCACCTACCGGCCCGGCGCCTCCTGGACGAAATGAGGCGGCCGAGCGGTCGTGCGGCTTGCCAGGTTGTGTCGAGGGTGGCTGCCCTCAACGAGGCCAGGAGGCTTGGCACATGCCCTTAGGCGGTGTTGCCCGCATCGTGGTGCTGTTGGCGTTGTTGCCGCTGTTCGGCACGATCGGCTTTCG from Pirellulales bacterium carries:
- a CDS encoding RtcB family protein, with product MNARQLEKLGVPRYAFKTALLAIQQAAAAGQLRGKNLKETIHAIVAAPQQYAEDAVFGPLARELAEAGPAQPPAEPIAYRTWGTQIDDASHAQMRQACQLPVARAAALMPDAHVGYGLPIGGVLGLENAVAPYAVGVDIACRMKLSVLDLPVWTLKDKFNLYKEAVEGGTRFGVGGEYRKPFDHEVMDRDWSITPVTRENRDKAWHQLGTSGSGNHFVEFGVLKLELPDAELRLDAGEYVALLSHSGSRGTGAAVCSVYSNLARVRLPKRYEDAGRLAWLDLDTHEGQAYWAAMNLMGDYAAANHDVIHRQVSKLLGAQIVAGVENHHNFAWKELHGGRELIVHRKGATPAAPGQLGVIPGSMADPAYVVRGRGNPESLMSASHGAGRRMSRTAARDKYRFKAVQADLARRGIRVLSAGADEVPGVYKDIRQVMAEQSDLVDVVAEFQPKIVKMSDDGSKAED
- a CDS encoding DinB family protein; translation: MSPLTLAIDQLIAAREYTNMTIADLPDELWFRLPAAGVTHVAWQAGHLAVAEYGLVLKRIRGEQPEDEALISTAFRQAFGRGSQPQADPQANPTPAEIRAALQRVHVAALRLLPTLTDAELDESAGDPPHPLFITKLGAILWCARHEMVHTGQIALLRRMFGSAPRW